Proteins from one Thioflavicoccus mobilis 8321 genomic window:
- a CDS encoding integration host factor subunit beta, with protein sequence MTKSELIDVLAAGQSHLAYKDVELAVRCILDNMSNALASGERIEIRGFGSFSLHYRPPRIGRNPKTGEAVSLSGKYVPHFKPGKELRDRVNQAYQEELMTAEEEPTKVPERMVGTA encoded by the coding sequence ATGACGAAATCAGAGCTAATCGATGTGCTGGCCGCAGGACAGAGTCACCTGGCCTACAAAGACGTCGAGCTGGCGGTGCGCTGCATTCTGGACAATATGAGCAACGCACTGGCCTCCGGCGAGCGTATCGAGATACGAGGATTCGGCAGTTTCTCGCTGCACTATCGCCCGCCGCGCATCGGCCGCAACCCGAAGACCGGCGAGGCCGTCTCCTTGTCCGGTAAGTACGTCCCTCACTTCAAGCCCGGCAAGGAGCTGCGCGATCGCGTCAATCAGGCCTATCAGGAAGAGCTGATGACGGCCGAAGAGGAGCCGACGAAAGTCCCCGAACGGATGGTCGGCACCGCCTGA
- a CDS encoding phenylpyruvate tautomerase MIF-related protein has product MPTLRIVTNVAIPSARRPDLFARASRTIAEMLGKPESYVMVIVEDGRAMLFGGSSAPAAYLELKSLGLPEDETSEYSRTLCELVADELGIGAERIYIEFAAPPRHLFGWNGGTF; this is encoded by the coding sequence ATGCCAACGTTGCGCATCGTCACCAATGTCGCGATCCCATCAGCGCGTCGCCCGGATCTGTTCGCCCGCGCCTCCCGCACGATCGCCGAGATGCTCGGCAAGCCCGAGTCCTATGTGATGGTCATCGTCGAGGATGGTCGTGCGATGTTGTTCGGCGGTTCGTCCGCACCGGCGGCCTACCTGGAATTGAAGAGTCTCGGCCTCCCGGAGGACGAGACGTCCGAGTATTCGCGCACCCTCTGCGAATTGGTGGCCGATGAGCTTGGAATCGGTGCCGAGCGTATCTACATCGAGTTCGCTGCCCCGCCCCGCCACCTGTTCGGCTGGAACGGTGGCACCTTCTGA
- a CDS encoding copper chaperone PCu(A)C, translated as MKAPISVLLFALSALVAPFALHAEGVADWLAVEAPYARAVPPGQPNSAVFMILENRDAIDHALVAAASDAAEVVELHTHRQEGGMMKMRRIERIELPVGESVTLAPGGLHLMLIGLHAALQPGEWIDVDLWFENGTRKRLTAPVAAFRAPMRASGERDRTNAHVSEGGKDTAGH; from the coding sequence ATGAAGGCCCCAATTTCCGTTCTTCTCTTCGCCCTTAGCGCACTGGTCGCGCCCTTCGCCCTTCACGCCGAGGGTGTCGCCGACTGGCTTGCCGTCGAGGCGCCCTACGCCAGGGCCGTGCCACCTGGTCAGCCGAACAGTGCGGTCTTCATGATTCTTGAAAATCGTGACGCCATCGATCATGCCCTGGTCGCCGCGGCGAGCGATGCCGCCGAGGTTGTCGAGCTCCATACCCACCGCCAAGAGGGTGGCATGATGAAGATGCGCAGGATCGAGCGCATCGAGTTGCCGGTCGGCGAATCGGTGACACTCGCTCCCGGCGGTTTGCATCTGATGTTGATCGGGCTCCACGCCGCACTGCAACCAGGCGAGTGGATCGACGTGGATCTGTGGTTCGAGAACGGCACTCGAAAGCGCCTGACCGCGCCGGTCGCGGCGTTCCGTGCCCCGATGCGGGCATCCGGGGAGCGGGATCGAACCAACGCTCATGTCAGCGAAGGTGGGAAAGACACCGCCGGGCACTGA
- a CDS encoding MerR family transcriptional regulator gives MKIGNVAARLGTTVRTLRFYEEQGLVRPRRTAGGTRVYSQDDERRFAAILALVRLGFSVQTLVDLAGVRPESLSGDQARQAVQSRLRTMDASLAEQSMRIQEQRRDIARALSFVELCRGCSQRPTRVACDHCEISTGRGEISIMQVIWDEPAPEPT, from the coding sequence ATGAAGATTGGGAACGTCGCTGCGCGCTTGGGCACGACGGTCAGGACCCTGCGTTTCTACGAGGAGCAGGGGTTGGTGCGTCCACGGCGAACGGCTGGCGGCACGCGCGTCTATTCGCAGGATGACGAAAGGCGCTTCGCCGCCATCCTGGCCTTGGTACGTCTCGGCTTTTCCGTGCAAACACTCGTCGATCTCGCCGGGGTACGGCCCGAGAGCCTGAGTGGCGACCAGGCCAGGCAAGCCGTCCAGTCGCGCCTGCGAACGATGGATGCCTCCCTGGCCGAGCAGTCGATGCGAATCCAGGAACAGCGCCGAGACATCGCCCGCGCCCTGTCGTTCGTCGAGCTCTGCCGCGGCTGTTCGCAGCGCCCGACCCGAGTCGCTTGCGACCATTGCGAGATCAGCACAGGGCGGGGGGAGATCTCCATAATGCAGGTAATTTGGGACGAGCCGGCACCGGAGCCGACATGA
- a CDS encoding malonic semialdehyde reductase, with protein MKQPLDEQALDQLFRSARTYPSWQDRPVSDEQLQALYELLKWGPTSMNCMPARFVFLRTAEAKARLEPALMAANLDKVRAAPVTVIVAHDDRFFEHLPTLWPHTAGAREMFADNAALAETTAFRNATLQGAYLIMAARALGLDVGPMSGFDNAKVDAEFFPDGGFRSNFLANLGYGDPTGLFPRGPRLDFAQAVTLL; from the coding sequence ATGAAGCAACCACTCGACGAACAAGCCCTTGACCAACTTTTTCGCTCAGCGCGCACCTACCCGTCCTGGCAGGACCGCCCGGTCTCAGACGAACAGCTTCAAGCCCTCTACGAGTTGCTCAAGTGGGGGCCGACCAGCATGAACTGCATGCCCGCGCGTTTCGTCTTCCTGCGCACCGCCGAGGCGAAGGCGCGACTGGAGCCGGCCCTGATGGCCGCCAACCTGGACAAGGTGCGAGCGGCGCCAGTGACCGTGATCGTCGCCCACGACGACCGTTTTTTCGAACACCTGCCAACCCTTTGGCCACACACGGCGGGCGCACGGGAAATGTTCGCCGATAATGCGGCGCTCGCCGAGACGACGGCCTTTCGCAACGCGACCCTTCAGGGCGCCTACCTGATCATGGCCGCCCGTGCGCTGGGGCTCGATGTCGGCCCGATGTCGGGCTTCGACAATGCCAAGGTCGATGCGGAATTCTTCCCCGACGGGGGTTTCCGGTCGAACTTTCTCGCCAATCTCGGCTATGGCGACCCAACGGGTCTCTTCCCGCGCGGACCTCGGCTCGACTTCGCCCAGGCCGTGACGCTGCTGTGA
- a CDS encoding metalloregulator ArsR/SmtB family transcription factor, which yields MRFEATVLFSALAHDTRLRCLMLLMQNDELCVCELTYALGASQPHVSRHLAQLREMGLVADRRSGLWVHYRIHPGLPEWAQAVLRETVAGLRREAPFSEDHRVLAGMPNRPGTVRWI from the coding sequence ATGAGGTTCGAAGCGACCGTGCTGTTCAGCGCATTGGCCCACGACACGCGCCTGCGTTGCCTGATGCTGCTGATGCAGAACGACGAGCTCTGCGTCTGCGAGTTGACCTATGCGCTAGGCGCCAGCCAGCCGCACGTCTCACGCCACCTCGCTCAGCTGCGAGAAATGGGTCTGGTCGCCGATCGCCGCAGCGGACTCTGGGTCCACTACCGCATCCACCCGGGCCTGCCCGAATGGGCGCAGGCCGTGCTCCGCGAGACCGTCGCCGGGCTGCGGCGCGAGGCGCCCTTCAGCGAGGATCACCGAGTACTCGCGGGGATGCCGAATCGCCCAGGCACGGTGCGCTGGA